The following proteins are co-located in the Flectobacillus major DSM 103 genome:
- a CDS encoding alkaline phosphatase family protein → MKKLLICCIACLITSASMAQRKTENVILITTDGFRWLEVFNGLDSALVNNDSYTRNKKDLIAKYGSSTSDSSRRKLLPFLWNTVAQKGQIYGNRAFGNKVNITNQQWFSYPGYNEILTGFADDEKITSNDKINNPNETVLEFLHKKPAFNGKIAAFSTWDCFPYIINEERSRIPVNSGKELVKGSITPKEELLNEIQQTTPSQIADRHDFVTYYLMKEYLVKKQPKVMFLAFDETDDYAHAGIYDAYLNAAHNFDTYLADLWNTLQSMPQYKDKTTLIITSDHGRGQFPKSKWTDHGFKTAYSDQIWFAVIGPDTPATGEQKNESQLYQNQFAKTLAKLLGIDYTSPKPTGEVIKNVMK, encoded by the coding sequence ATGAAAAAACTATTGATATGCTGTATCGCTTGCTTGATTACTTCGGCAAGTATGGCACAACGCAAAACTGAAAATGTAATCCTGATTACTACCGATGGATTCCGTTGGCTAGAAGTATTTAATGGCCTAGATTCGGCCTTAGTCAACAACGACTCGTACACACGCAACAAGAAAGATTTGATAGCCAAATACGGAAGCTCCACTTCCGATTCGAGTCGCCGAAAGCTATTGCCTTTTTTATGGAATACCGTTGCCCAAAAAGGACAAATTTATGGCAATAGAGCTTTTGGCAATAAAGTGAATATTACCAACCAGCAATGGTTTTCGTACCCAGGCTATAACGAAATATTAACAGGTTTTGCCGACGATGAAAAGATTACGAGCAACGACAAAATTAATAATCCCAACGAAACGGTTTTAGAGTTTTTGCACAAAAAACCAGCTTTCAATGGCAAAATTGCAGCCTTCAGTACATGGGACTGCTTTCCGTATATTATCAATGAAGAGCGTAGCAGGATTCCTGTTAATTCAGGCAAAGAACTGGTAAAGGGAAGTATTACCCCAAAAGAAGAACTTCTGAACGAAATTCAGCAAACAACTCCTAGCCAAATTGCCGACCGCCATGATTTTGTGACGTATTATTTGATGAAAGAATATTTGGTAAAAAAACAACCGAAGGTGATGTTCTTGGCTTTTGACGAAACCGACGACTACGCCCATGCGGGTATTTACGATGCCTACCTCAATGCTGCCCATAACTTTGATACTTATCTAGCCGACCTCTGGAATACGCTACAAAGTATGCCACAATACAAAGATAAAACTACGCTGATTATTACCTCCGACCACGGTCGTGGGCAGTTTCCTAAATCAAAATGGACAGACCACGGGTTCAAAACTGCATACTCAGACCAAATTTGGTTTGCAGTAATTGGCCCAGATACCCCAGCAACTGGCGAGCAAAAAAATGAAAGTCAGCTTTACCAAAACCAATTTGCCAAAACATTAGCCAAATTGTTGGGAATCGACTACACAAGCCCCAAACCAACAGGCGAGGTAATCAAAAACGTCATGAAATAA
- a CDS encoding response regulator transcription factor, whose product MIDVSLKVLLVDDDPDILELLQYNLEGEGYQVMTAENGKVAVEKAKIFLPDLIVMDIMMPIMDGIEAGRIIKQLPELHKTYLLFLTARAEEYSEIAAFDIGADDYIIKPVKPRALLSRIKAILKRELNEGTGIEKIVIEDLTINKQNYSIAVNNNSWVLPKKEFDLLMFFVTNPNKVYSRDEILSNVWGRGIHVTERTVDVHIRKIREKIGDDYIRTIKGVGYLFSNV is encoded by the coding sequence ATGATAGACGTTTCGCTAAAAGTTTTGTTAGTTGATGATGACCCCGATATTTTAGAATTACTACAGTACAACCTCGAAGGCGAAGGATACCAAGTAATGACCGCCGAAAATGGAAAAGTTGCTGTTGAAAAAGCTAAAATATTTCTTCCCGACCTTATTGTAATGGATATTATGATGCCCATTATGGATGGTATAGAGGCGGGGCGTATTATAAAACAACTCCCCGAATTACACAAAACTTACCTCCTATTTCTAACGGCTCGTGCCGAAGAATATTCAGAAATAGCCGCATTCGATATTGGTGCCGACGATTATATTATTAAGCCCGTTAAACCAAGAGCTTTGCTAAGCAGAATCAAGGCCATATTGAAAAGGGAATTGAACGAAGGAACAGGCATAGAGAAAATTGTGATTGAGGATCTTACCATCAACAAACAAAACTATTCTATTGCTGTAAACAACAACTCGTGGGTTTTGCCCAAAAAAGAATTTGATTTATTAATGTTTTTTGTAACAAACCCCAACAAGGTTTATTCAAGAGACGAAATTTTATCTAACGTTTGGGGACGAGGTATTCATGTTACTGAAAGAACGGTAGATGTTCATATCAGAAAGATTAGAGAAAAAATTGGTGACGACTATATTCGTACTATCAAAGGCGTTGGATACCTTTTTTCTAATGTATAG
- a CDS encoding gluconokinase produces the protein MSQYYTGIDIGTTATKAVVFDAVGQVVFQHSVEYPMFHPHPQWSIQEPQDILAAVLLCIEVVREQYVTEFISFSSAMQSILAVDQNHNLLTDCILWADNRASDVADELKNSALGKDFYQKTGIPIHTFSPMTKILWLKKHEPAIFEKAAKFISIKEYIWYYLTGEYCIDTSMASGTGIFNIHDLVWEESILSFLEIEASQLSPIVSSYHTAYAKNSGQLLVLGGGDGVLANLGTGAMNKGKIALTIGTSGAVRLSSKGAFVDELMRTQCYHFSEDQYLKLGAVNNGAIVLQWLKEAILKTEMSFVEMFQQAESVLAGSEGLVFVPYLLGERAPIWDANAKGLIMGLTINHQQAHLIRATMEGIVFGLLHITEVLLPAQERDQISIMVSGGFAKSALWLQIVADVFQMNVEVSGTVEGSAWGAVMIGFGAIGKPIPVLQQTEQVISPNPDTKAVYQANFQQFKKVYPFINA, from the coding sequence ATGAGTCAATATTATACTGGGATAGACATAGGAACTACAGCCACCAAGGCTGTAGTTTTTGATGCTGTCGGACAGGTCGTTTTTCAGCATTCGGTAGAGTACCCTATGTTTCATCCGCATCCGCAATGGAGTATTCAAGAGCCCCAAGATATTTTAGCAGCCGTTTTATTGTGTATTGAGGTAGTTCGAGAACAGTATGTTACCGAGTTTATTAGTTTTAGCTCGGCTATGCAAAGTATTTTGGCTGTCGACCAAAACCATAACTTGCTAACCGACTGTATTCTTTGGGCCGATAACCGAGCCAGTGATGTAGCAGATGAATTAAAGAATAGTGCCTTGGGTAAGGATTTTTACCAAAAAACGGGTATTCCGATTCATACTTTTTCGCCTATGACCAAAATACTGTGGTTGAAAAAGCATGAACCAGCCATTTTTGAAAAAGCAGCAAAGTTTATTAGTATCAAAGAATACATTTGGTATTACCTAACGGGCGAATATTGCATAGATACGTCTATGGCTTCGGGTACTGGAATTTTCAATATTCATGATTTGGTATGGGAAGAAAGTATTTTATCTTTTCTTGAAATAGAAGCCTCACAACTTTCGCCGATTGTGAGTTCTTACCATACAGCATACGCCAAAAATAGCGGCCAATTGTTGGTATTGGGTGGTGGCGATGGAGTGTTGGCCAATTTGGGTACAGGTGCAATGAACAAAGGCAAAATTGCTCTTACGATAGGTACTAGCGGAGCGGTTCGGCTGTCGAGCAAGGGGGCATTTGTAGATGAATTAATGCGTACACAGTGTTATCATTTCAGCGAAGATCAGTACCTAAAGCTAGGTGCTGTCAACAACGGTGCTATTGTATTACAGTGGCTCAAAGAAGCTATACTCAAAACAGAAATGTCGTTTGTAGAAATGTTTCAGCAGGCCGAAAGCGTACTTGCGGGTAGTGAAGGCTTGGTATTTGTACCTTATTTGTTAGGCGAGCGAGCTCCTATTTGGGATGCCAACGCCAAAGGCCTAATTATGGGGCTTACGATTAATCATCAGCAAGCTCACCTAATTCGGGCTACAATGGAGGGGATAGTATTTGGGCTTTTGCATATTACAGAAGTACTTTTGCCTGCCCAAGAGCGTGACCAAATTAGTATTATGGTAAGTGGTGGTTTTGCCAAAAGTGCTTTGTGGCTACAGATTGTGGCCGATGTATTTCAGATGAACGTAGAGGTATCGGGTACAGTAGAAGGCTCGGCTTGGGGGGCTGTTATGATTGGCTTTGGGGCAATTGGCAAGCCAATACCTGTTTTACAGCAAACCGAACAAGTTATTAGCCCTAACCCTGACACCAAAGCGGTATATCAAGCCAATTTTCAGCAATTCAAGAAAGTATATCCTTTTATCAATGCCTAG
- the gnd gene encoding phosphogluconate dehydrogenase (NAD(+)-dependent, decarboxylating), with translation MQIGIIGLGKMGYNLALNLKRNGYEVIANDVNQDFVQKIAQEEGIATASSLLELTEKLVGRRVIWLMVPAGEIVDKVIESLIPLLNPSDIVIDGGNSFYKDSLRRYAYLKAQQIDFLDCGTSGGTSGALNGACTMIGGDKAVFDYVEEVFKQISVENGYLHTGEAGSGHFTKMVHNGIEYGMMQAIAEGFEVFERSQFDIDFYKTAKMFNHGSVVRGWLMELTANAFSKDPQLDSIKGIMHSSGEGKWTLETALDMGVPTPVIALSVIMRYRSQMEDTFSGKVVAALRNEFGGHAVEKK, from the coding sequence ATGCAAATTGGAATTATTGGCTTAGGCAAAATGGGCTATAACTTGGCTCTTAATTTAAAAAGAAACGGTTACGAAGTAATAGCCAACGATGTAAACCAAGATTTTGTACAGAAAATAGCCCAAGAGGAGGGTATTGCGACAGCCTCGTCGTTGTTGGAACTTACCGAAAAATTAGTAGGCCGTCGGGTAATTTGGTTGATGGTACCTGCTGGCGAAATTGTTGATAAGGTTATTGAAAGCTTGATTCCTTTGCTAAACCCTTCCGATATTGTCATTGATGGAGGCAACTCATTTTACAAAGATTCTCTTCGCCGATATGCTTATTTAAAAGCACAACAAATAGATTTCTTAGATTGTGGTACTTCGGGCGGTACAAGTGGGGCTTTGAACGGGGCTTGTACAATGATTGGGGGCGATAAAGCTGTTTTTGACTACGTAGAGGAGGTTTTTAAGCAAATATCGGTAGAAAACGGGTACTTACACACGGGCGAAGCAGGCAGTGGGCATTTTACCAAAATGGTACATAACGGTATTGAATACGGTATGATGCAGGCTATTGCTGAGGGCTTCGAGGTATTTGAACGCTCGCAATTTGATATTGATTTTTATAAAACGGCCAAAATGTTTAATCATGGCTCGGTAGTAAGAGGCTGGTTGATGGAACTAACCGCCAATGCTTTCTCGAAAGACCCTCAGCTAGATAGTATCAAAGGAATTATGCACTCGTCGGGCGAAGGAAAATGGACATTAGAAACAGCCTTAGACATGGGTGTACCTACGCCTGTAATTGCCTTGTCGGTAATTATGCGGTACCGTTCGCAGATGGAAGATACGTTTTCAGGTAAAGTAGTTGCGGCTCTTCGTAACGAATTTGGGGGGCATGCCGTAGAAAAAAAATAA
- a CDS encoding helix-turn-helix domain-containing protein: MNPFEWYQGKTGDLSEFPFILEFVHQKIQQIELNSMVIDAKKGIRIYFINEGRFDWVIDNKPFLLYPNDAAIACPWQKLGSEKGYLAIGTITCLTILPQWLSENNELTLGEWSQIPDNEQRIMARILCLQNRPVLPRLKLIQPILENLYLEISQQQLGYKTRVRQLIDELLLTIFRAMSKQENDPRDFPQTFLKLEQALRENLEYQWTVEEMAGLMGLGTTAFSEKVKHFSGFSPLNYLINIRISEAIRLLKSTTISLTDIALQTGFYSSQHFSSTFKKLTGYTPRDFRKNSQS, translated from the coding sequence ATGAATCCCTTTGAATGGTATCAAGGAAAAACGGGCGATTTGTCGGAATTTCCTTTTATTTTGGAATTTGTTCATCAAAAAATCCAGCAAATTGAATTAAATTCTATGGTAATTGATGCCAAAAAAGGTATCAGAATTTATTTTATCAATGAAGGGCGATTTGACTGGGTGATTGATAACAAGCCTTTTTTGCTGTATCCAAACGATGCTGCTATAGCCTGCCCTTGGCAAAAGCTGGGTAGCGAAAAGGGGTATTTGGCCATCGGAACAATCACTTGCCTAACCATTTTGCCACAATGGCTAAGCGAAAACAACGAACTTACTTTGGGTGAATGGAGCCAGATTCCTGATAATGAGCAACGGATTATGGCTAGGATTTTGTGTTTGCAAAATAGGCCTGTGCTACCTCGCCTCAAACTAATTCAGCCTATTTTAGAGAATTTATATTTAGAAATTTCACAGCAACAATTGGGATACAAAACACGGGTTCGGCAGTTGATAGATGAACTACTTTTAACCATTTTTAGGGCTATGAGCAAGCAAGAAAATGACCCCCGTGATTTTCCACAGACTTTCTTAAAACTGGAACAGGCACTCCGCGAAAACCTAGAATATCAGTGGACAGTAGAAGAAATGGCTGGCCTCATGGGCTTAGGCACTACCGCTTTTTCTGAAAAGGTAAAACATTTTTCGGGATTTTCGCCCCTCAATTACCTTATCAATATCAGAATTTCGGAGGCTATTCGACTACTCAAAAGTACTACCATAAGCCTTACAGATATTGCTTTGCAAACAGGCTTTTATTCGTCACAGCATTTTTCATCAACTTTCAAAAAACTGACAGGCTATACCCCCCGTGATTTTAGGAAAAATAGCCAATCATAA
- a CDS encoding gluconokinase: protein MECIITIDINTSAVKVHVYNLNGQDLYSRKGTYPTFHPQPDWSEQDPEQVFITTLFVVKNLLNEFVLPQKMKVSAICLSGSMHSVLPVNQKGVPLGNAIIWADNRGIQQVAQLNKSGLSASIYQHTGTPIHPMSPLMKIAWLQQNQQPHSAEIDKYISLKEYVIKQLTGEYIVDHSIASSTGLFDIHRLKWHTDALDFAGIKPSQLSETASVFYHHLKLKKEYATTWGISEQTPIILGASDGCLATLGAGIVGEGKATITIGSSAAVRVAGKSVLEDTQQRLFNYILAEGYYISGGPSNNAGVVFEWFAKQFGDFSGDLSLDEVIDDLFKSIAQIKVGSEGLIFLPYLLGERAPIWNANARGTYFGLNINHTQQHITRATLEGILFEIYSIGKLLEQFRIFDHLYVNGTFASHPICLQILADMFGKNIATNLQHDGVSTGAALMTLTHLGVFSHLEEASKTVRYDQIWEANPQNHQKYQQYFTLFQRLTDKLSDEFDLLASIGE from the coding sequence ATGGAATGTATTATTACTATCGACATCAATACTTCGGCTGTGAAAGTACATGTGTACAACCTCAATGGCCAAGATTTATATAGCCGAAAAGGCACATACCCAACCTTTCACCCTCAACCCGACTGGAGCGAGCAAGACCCCGAGCAGGTATTTATCACCACGCTCTTTGTGGTCAAAAACCTATTAAATGAATTTGTATTGCCTCAGAAAATGAAGGTATCGGCGATTTGTTTGAGCGGCTCGATGCACAGTGTTTTGCCTGTGAATCAAAAAGGTGTTCCTTTGGGAAATGCTATTATTTGGGCCGACAACCGTGGCATACAACAAGTAGCACAGCTCAATAAAAGTGGCTTATCGGCTAGTATTTATCAGCATACAGGCACTCCAATTCACCCGATGTCGCCGCTAATGAAAATTGCTTGGCTTCAGCAAAATCAACAGCCTCATTCGGCCGAGATAGATAAATATATTTCGCTCAAAGAATATGTCATAAAACAGCTTACTGGCGAGTATATCGTAGACCATAGTATTGCTTCGTCGACAGGTCTTTTTGATATTCACCGTTTGAAATGGCATACCGATGCCCTTGATTTTGCAGGAATCAAACCTTCACAGTTGTCAGAAACAGCTTCGGTATTTTACCATCATCTGAAGCTAAAAAAGGAATATGCTACAACGTGGGGCATTTCAGAGCAAACTCCTATTATTTTGGGAGCAAGCGATGGCTGTTTGGCTACCCTTGGGGCGGGTATTGTTGGCGAAGGCAAAGCTACGATAACGATTGGGTCGAGTGCGGCTGTACGTGTAGCGGGCAAAAGTGTTTTGGAAGATACCCAACAACGTCTTTTTAATTATATTTTGGCCGAAGGGTATTATATCAGCGGAGGCCCCAGCAACAATGCAGGGGTAGTATTTGAATGGTTTGCCAAACAATTCGGAGATTTTTCGGGCGATTTATCCTTAGATGAAGTTATCGACGATTTATTTAAGTCAATTGCCCAAATAAAAGTTGGGTCGGAAGGGCTTATCTTTTTGCCTTATTTGTTGGGTGAACGAGCCCCCATCTGGAATGCTAATGCACGGGGTACGTATTTTGGTTTGAATATCAATCATACCCAGCAACATATTACCAGAGCTACTTTAGAAGGAATTCTTTTTGAGATTTATAGTATCGGAAAACTCCTTGAACAATTCAGAATATTTGACCACCTGTACGTAAATGGCACTTTTGCCTCACACCCAATTTGCCTTCAGATATTGGCAGATATGTTCGGCAAAAATATTGCTACCAATTTACAACACGATGGTGTTAGTACTGGTGCTGCCCTAATGACACTTACTCATTTGGGCGTGTTTTCTCATTTGGAAGAAGCCTCTAAGACCGTTCGATACGACCAAATTTGGGAAGCGAATCCTCAAAATCATCAAAAATATCAGCAATACTTTACCTTATTTCAACGCCTAACCGACAAGTTATCTGACGAATTCGACTTACTGGCTAGTATTGGTGAATAA
- a CDS encoding TonB-dependent receptor has product MNKHLLQKVWVLLCTFISITAFQTSAQVTTSSINGIVLDEKGEALPGANVIAVHLPSGTQYGAQTRADGRFNLPNVRVGGPYSLKASFVGYKTATIEGFSLNLGQKLSQDFKLMGENSTLAEVVIKADPIMNNNRTGAATNISSDQLRSLPTITRSASDFTRLTPMAGDNNSFGGRNGQFNNFSLDGAIFNNPFGLDAATPGGQTDAQPVSLDAIDQIQVAIAPYDVTQAGFTGASVNAVTKSGTNKFTGTAFGFFRNQSMTGSKVAGSDIFVPDLSQYQYGFSVGGPIVKDKLFFFANMEIERRSDLGSSYLAARPGLTGSNISRVSAADLELVSATLKNKYGYETGAYENYTHKTNNTKAIFKLDWNISNIHKLTATYSMLDASRDLPANPSAIGRRGPDFLTLQFYNAGYRINNKLNTVLVELKSSFSNKYSNKLQAGYSVFNDARDPFSSPFPIININKDGTRYIVAGHEPFSINNRLDQYVTQINDNFTIYAGKHTVTLGGSLEKFSFDNSFNLGAYNGTFGPGYESVQSFVDFVKAGGLDADVKAAVDLYKTNNEKNSWALAQTEVGQLAFYAQDELQVTPKLTLTVGLRMDKPMYFNTKQRIEENIARNCCYDPSITYYDEKGTPTKFDQTVLPTTKPLISPRVGFNYDIKGDRSEQLRGGTGLFTGRFPFVWIGNQVANPNSYFYCVTDPNFKFPQVWRSNLGYDKKLSNGWVLSTDLIYTKDINAMMVRNYGLKLPTGKLVGADTRPIYKASEHPTNAYVFTNTDLGYSFNATFQATKTWSNGLYASLGYNYLDAKDAASIQAEISSDAYDRNPANPVHSNTPILAPAVFGNQHRFVGSASKKFVYSNGKMATSVSLFAQYVKGGRYSYTYSGDLNNDGSGLNDLLFIPTDAQIETMQFTGTTSEQAAQKAGLKAYIAQDDYLNTHRGQIAGKYASTTPWYSSWDLSVQQDFVLPNKNKIQLSLNVLNIGNLINSNWGVRQLASITSLVQPIGVSTDANGVPTYSFDTAQKSTFYNDARLPSRWQAQVGVRYIF; this is encoded by the coding sequence ATGAACAAACATCTACTTCAAAAAGTATGGGTATTGCTATGCACTTTCATAAGCATTACCGCATTTCAAACATCTGCTCAGGTTACTACTTCTTCTATCAATGGTATTGTTTTAGACGAAAAAGGGGAGGCTCTTCCTGGGGCAAATGTAATTGCCGTTCACCTTCCTTCGGGTACGCAGTATGGGGCTCAAACCCGTGCCGATGGCAGGTTCAATTTGCCCAATGTAAGAGTAGGAGGGCCTTATTCGTTAAAGGCTTCGTTTGTTGGTTACAAAACAGCCACAATTGAGGGTTTTTCTTTGAATCTTGGTCAAAAGCTTTCGCAAGATTTTAAACTAATGGGCGAAAACTCCACCTTGGCCGAAGTTGTAATCAAGGCCGACCCTATCATGAACAACAACCGCACGGGTGCTGCTACTAATATCTCCAGCGACCAGTTGCGTTCTTTGCCTACTATTACTCGTTCGGCTTCCGACTTTACTCGCCTTACGCCTATGGCTGGCGATAACAATTCGTTTGGCGGGCGAAATGGGCAGTTCAATAATTTCTCGCTAGATGGGGCTATTTTTAATAACCCTTTTGGCTTAGATGCTGCCACACCAGGCGGACAAACCGACGCTCAACCTGTTTCATTAGATGCCATCGACCAGATTCAAGTGGCGATTGCTCCTTATGATGTCACACAGGCAGGTTTTACGGGGGCTTCGGTCAATGCCGTAACCAAATCAGGAACGAATAAATTTACAGGAACAGCCTTTGGCTTTTTCCGCAACCAAAGTATGACGGGTAGTAAAGTGGCAGGTTCAGATATCTTTGTGCCAGATTTGAGCCAGTATCAGTATGGCTTTAGCGTGGGCGGGCCTATTGTCAAAGATAAATTGTTCTTTTTTGCCAATATGGAAATAGAACGCCGTTCTGATTTGGGGTCAAGCTATTTGGCCGCTCGCCCCGGACTTACTGGGAGTAATATTTCTAGGGTTTCGGCCGCCGATTTGGAGCTGGTATCGGCTACACTAAAAAACAAATATGGCTATGAAACAGGAGCTTATGAAAATTATACGCACAAAACCAACAATACCAAAGCCATTTTCAAACTAGATTGGAATATCAGTAATATCCATAAACTTACGGCTACTTACAGTATGTTGGATGCCTCACGAGATCTACCCGCCAACCCTTCGGCTATTGGTCGTCGTGGTCCTGATTTCTTGACTTTGCAGTTTTATAATGCTGGATACCGAATCAACAACAAATTGAATACCGTGTTGGTAGAACTCAAATCAAGTTTTTCTAATAAATATTCCAACAAACTTCAGGCTGGTTATTCAGTATTTAATGATGCCCGTGACCCTTTTTCTAGCCCTTTTCCTATTATCAATATCAACAAAGACGGAACTAGGTATATTGTGGCTGGACACGAACCCTTTTCTATCAATAACCGCTTAGACCAGTATGTAACCCAAATCAACGATAACTTTACTATTTATGCAGGAAAACATACCGTAACGTTGGGAGGTTCGTTAGAAAAATTCTCGTTCGACAACTCGTTTAACTTAGGGGCTTATAATGGTACATTTGGGCCAGGGTACGAGTCTGTACAAAGTTTTGTAGATTTTGTAAAAGCAGGTGGTTTGGATGCCGACGTAAAAGCTGCGGTTGATTTGTACAAAACCAATAACGAAAAGAATTCATGGGCTTTGGCTCAAACAGAAGTGGGGCAATTGGCCTTTTATGCTCAGGATGAATTACAAGTTACTCCAAAATTAACGCTAACAGTTGGGCTAAGAATGGACAAACCAATGTATTTTAATACCAAGCAGCGTATCGAAGAAAATATTGCTCGAAACTGTTGTTACGACCCAAGTATTACTTATTACGACGAAAAGGGTACTCCTACCAAGTTTGACCAAACGGTACTGCCTACAACCAAACCATTGATTTCGCCAAGAGTAGGCTTTAATTATGACATCAAAGGCGACCGTTCAGAGCAGCTTCGTGGAGGAACTGGACTATTTACTGGTCGTTTCCCATTTGTATGGATTGGCAATCAGGTAGCCAACCCCAATTCTTATTTCTACTGTGTAACTGATCCAAACTTTAAGTTTCCACAGGTTTGGAGAAGTAATTTGGGGTACGACAAAAAGCTATCTAATGGATGGGTATTATCTACCGATTTGATTTATACCAAAGATATCAATGCCATGATGGTTCGTAATTATGGCTTAAAACTTCCAACAGGTAAATTAGTGGGAGCTGACACCCGCCCTATTTACAAAGCTTCCGAGCATCCGACCAATGCGTATGTATTTACTAATACCGATTTGGGGTATTCGTTCAATGCCACTTTTCAGGCAACCAAAACGTGGTCGAATGGCCTATATGCTAGTTTGGGTTATAATTACCTCGATGCCAAAGATGCAGCCTCTATCCAAGCCGAAATTTCTTCGGATGCCTACGACCGCAACCCCGCCAATCCTGTACATAGCAATACGCCTATTTTGGCTCCAGCGGTATTTGGTAATCAGCACAGATTTGTTGGTAGTGCATCTAAAAAATTCGTATATTCCAATGGTAAAATGGCTACATCGGTTTCGTTGTTTGCACAATACGTAAAAGGTGGTCGTTATAGTTATACCTATTCGGGCGACTTGAATAACGATGGTTCGGGGCTGAATGATTTATTGTTTATTCCAACCGATGCCCAAATAGAAACCATGCAATTTACAGGAACTACCTCAGAACAGGCTGCCCAAAAAGCAGGATTAAAGGCTTATATTGCACAAGACGATTATTTGAATACACATCGAGGACAAATTGCAGGCAAATATGCAAGTACAACGCCGTGGTATTCAAGCTGGGATTTGAGCGTTCAGCAGGATTTTGTATTGCCAAATAAAAACAAAATTCAACTGAGCCTAAACGTACTGAATATTGGCAACTTAATCAATTCTAATTGGGGGGTACGTCAGTTGGCCTCTATTACTAGCTTGGTACAGCCCATTGGCGTAAGTACCGATGCCAATGGTGTACCAACTTACAGCTTTGATACCGCCCAAAAATCAACGTTTTATAACGATGCCCGTTTGCCTTCAAGATGGCAGGCTCAGGTAGGTGTAAGATATATTTTCTAA